The following coding sequences are from one Salvia hispanica cultivar TCC Black 2014 chromosome 3, UniMelb_Shisp_WGS_1.0, whole genome shotgun sequence window:
- the LOC125211887 gene encoding EG45-like domain containing protein: MSMLKPQLRLLTCLLLLARLSRADIGTASRYSPPYTPTACYGNDFTEFPTSNLFAAAGEGIWDNGAACGRQYLVRCISAPVRNSCVPGQTIQIKIVDRAQTSASRPSRFGSSLVLSDTAFSAIANPAVHYLNVEYQQL; encoded by the exons ATGAGCATGTTGAAGCCCCAACTCCGCCTCCTCACTTGTCTCCTCCTTCTCGCCCGGTTATCTCGGGCCGACATCGGGACCGCCAGCCGTTATTCCCCTCCCTACACTC CCACGGCGTGTTACGGCAATGACTTCACGGAGTTTCCGACGAGCAACCTGTTCGCGGCGGCCGGGGAGGGGATTTGGGACAATGGGGCCGCGTGCGGCCGCCAGTATCTGGTGCGCTGCATCAGTGCCCCCGTGCGGAATTCGTGCGTCCCGGGCCAGACCATCCAGATCAAGATCGTGGACCGGGCCCAGACCTCCGCCTCTCGCCCCTCGCGATTTGGCTCCAGCCTTGTCTTGTCCGATACCGCCTTCTCTGCCATTGCCAATCCCGCCGTCCATTACCTCAACGTCGAGTACCAACA GCTTTGA